In a genomic window of Staphylococcus taiwanensis:
- a CDS encoding LLM class flavin-dependent oxidoreductase, giving the protein MSNIKLSALNLVPIKEGQTDKDAIEDMVALGRKLDRLDYERYWIAEHHNAPNLVSSATALLIQHTLEHTKNIKVGSGGIMLPNHAPLVVAEQFGTMETLFPNRVNLGLGRAPGTDMMTASALRRDQHNGVYEFPEEVEQLQTYFGPGNKQAYVRAYPAVGKNVPLYILGSSTDSAHLAARKGLPYVFAGHFAPQQMKEAIQIYKELFEPSDVLDKPYMIVCLNAIVAETDEEAEYLASTLAQVFIGIARGRMQPVQPPTNDLQGLLTPREYEMSKQRFEDSLIGSEATVKQKLESFIEEYGEIDELMGISYIYDQDKQFESFERLKNVVESLNK; this is encoded by the coding sequence ATGTCTAATATTAAATTATCTGCATTAAATTTAGTACCTATTAAAGAAGGTCAAACTGATAAAGATGCAATAGAGGATATGGTAGCACTTGGTCGAAAATTAGATCGTCTTGACTATGAAAGATATTGGATTGCTGAGCACCACAACGCACCAAACTTAGTAAGTTCTGCTACCGCTTTATTAATCCAACATACGCTAGAACATACTAAAAATATTAAAGTTGGTTCAGGTGGCATTATGTTACCAAACCATGCACCTTTAGTTGTTGCTGAACAATTTGGAACTATGGAAACCCTTTTCCCTAATAGAGTTAATTTGGGTTTAGGAAGAGCGCCTGGTACAGATATGATGACAGCGAGTGCGTTAAGACGCGATCAACATAACGGTGTCTATGAATTCCCTGAAGAAGTAGAACAATTACAAACATACTTTGGACCGGGTAATAAACAAGCGTATGTACGTGCATATCCAGCTGTAGGCAAAAATGTACCCTTATATATCTTAGGTTCGTCAACTGATTCAGCCCATTTAGCTGCACGTAAAGGTTTACCTTATGTCTTTGCGGGTCATTTTGCGCCACAACAAATGAAGGAAGCTATACAAATATATAAAGAATTGTTTGAACCATCAGATGTCTTAGATAAACCATATATGATTGTGTGTTTAAATGCGATTGTTGCTGAAACAGATGAAGAAGCAGAATATTTAGCAAGTACTCTGGCACAAGTATTTATAGGAATTGCACGAGGAAGAATGCAACCAGTTCAACCACCTACAAATGATTTGCAAGGTTTGTTAACGCCTAGAGAATATGAAATGTCAAAACAAAGATTTGAAGATTCATTAATAGGATCTGAAGCTACTGTTAAACAAAAATTAGAATCATTTATCGAAGAATATGGAGAAATAGATGAACTAATGGGTATTAGTTATATTTATGATCAAGACAAACAATTTGAATCATTTGAACGTTTAAAAAATGTAGTAGAATCTTTAAATAAGTAA
- a CDS encoding cysteine desulfurase, whose translation MEVYADYAATTPVKSEVVDAMMTIYQSHYGNPSSIHTIGRDARRYLDESRRKVANLLGAKTSEVIFTSGATESNNTAIKGLVYANEHLGNHIITTKIEHHSVLHVFEQLEKEGYDVTYLDVDDTGKVDLDQLKEALTDDTILVSIMFVNNEVGTVEPIYDIEDLVAESNALLHVDAVQAISHFDIKFEDFKIDTMSITAHKFGGPKGVGVLLVKEHTPIEYAQLGGEQETKRRAGTENLAQIVGLTKALELADENRDSNNVHLMQLKELFLVSLQERAIPFEVNGSMVETTGHILNLYFPFIDVETMLTLLDLSNIYVSSGSACTAGSTTPSHVLAAMYEDEERAKHSIRFSFNEQTTEYEIKYIVAEIHKIYHKFKEE comes from the coding sequence ATGGAAGTATATGCTGACTATGCAGCTACTACCCCGGTTAAATCTGAAGTCGTTGATGCCATGATGACCATCTATCAATCGCATTATGGGAATCCATCATCTATTCATACTATTGGACGAGATGCTCGTCGCTATTTAGATGAATCACGTAGAAAAGTGGCTAATTTGTTAGGCGCTAAAACGAGCGAAGTTATATTTACAAGTGGTGCAACTGAATCTAATAATACTGCGATTAAAGGATTAGTCTATGCCAATGAGCATTTAGGTAATCATATTATTACAACTAAGATTGAGCATCATTCTGTCTTACATGTATTTGAACAACTAGAAAAAGAAGGCTACGATGTCACTTACCTAGATGTTGATGATACAGGTAAGGTCGATTTAGACCAACTTAAAGAAGCTTTAACTGACGATACGATACTCGTGTCTATTATGTTCGTTAATAATGAAGTTGGCACAGTTGAGCCAATTTATGATATTGAAGATTTGGTAGCTGAATCAAATGCATTACTTCATGTTGACGCAGTGCAAGCAATTAGCCACTTTGATATAAAATTTGAGGATTTTAAAATTGATACTATGAGTATTACTGCGCATAAATTTGGAGGTCCTAAAGGCGTAGGTGTGTTATTAGTTAAAGAACATACACCTATTGAATATGCACAGTTGGGTGGCGAACAAGAGACTAAAAGACGTGCTGGAACTGAAAACTTAGCACAAATTGTTGGTTTAACAAAAGCACTTGAACTTGCTGACGAAAATCGTGATAGCAATAATGTACATCTAATGCAACTAAAAGAACTATTTTTAGTTAGTTTACAAGAGCGCGCGATACCATTTGAAGTTAATGGTTCTATGGTTGAAACAACAGGTCATATTTTAAACCTATACTTTCCATTTATCGATGTTGAAACAATGTTGACGTTGTTAGATTTATCAAATATATATGTATCTTCAGGTTCTGCATGTACAGCCGGTTCAACGACGCCATCACATGTTTTAGCGGCGATGTATGAAGATGAAGAACGTGCTAAACATTCAATTCGTTTTAGTTTTAATGAACAAACAACTGAATATGAGATTAAATATATTGTAGCTGAAATTCACAAAATATATCATAAATTTAAGGAGGAATAA
- the mnmA gene encoding tRNA 2-thiouridine(34) synthase MnmA produces the protein MSNKDIRVVVGMSGGVDSSVTAHVLKEQGYDVIGIFMKNWDDTDENGVCTATEDYNDVIAVCNQIGIPYYAVNFEQEYWDKVFTYFLDEYKKGRTPNPDVMCNKEIKFKAFLEHALKLGADYVATGHYARIRRHEDGHVEMLRGVDNNKDQTYFLNQLSQDQLSKVMFPIGDIEKKEVRKIAEEQDLATAKKKDSTGICFIGERNFKTFLSQYLPAQSGEMRTLDGKKMGTHGGLMYYTIGQRHGLGIGGDGDPWFVVGKNLKDNVLYVEQGFNHNALYSDYLIASDVSFVNPVDLETGFECTAKFRYRQKDTKVFVKKENEHSIRVTFDEPVRAITPGQAVVFYDGDVCLGGATIDDVFKNSGQLSYVV, from the coding sequence TTGTCTAATAAAGATATACGCGTAGTTGTTGGTATGTCTGGTGGCGTCGATAGCTCAGTTACTGCACATGTGTTAAAAGAACAGGGCTATGACGTAATTGGCATTTTCATGAAAAATTGGGACGATACTGATGAAAATGGCGTTTGTACTGCGACAGAAGATTATAATGATGTCATCGCAGTATGTAATCAAATTGGTATTCCGTACTACGCTGTTAATTTTGAACAAGAGTATTGGGATAAAGTATTTACCTATTTCTTGGATGAATATAAAAAAGGTCGTACGCCTAATCCGGATGTAATGTGTAATAAAGAAATTAAATTCAAAGCATTTTTAGAACATGCACTAAAACTTGGTGCAGATTATGTGGCAACAGGTCACTATGCCCGAATTCGTAGACATGAAGACGGTCATGTTGAAATGCTTAGAGGTGTGGATAATAACAAAGATCAAACTTATTTCTTAAATCAATTATCACAAGACCAACTATCTAAAGTAATGTTTCCAATCGGCGATATAGAGAAAAAAGAAGTTAGAAAAATTGCTGAAGAACAAGATTTAGCGACAGCTAAAAAGAAAGATTCTACAGGTATTTGTTTTATTGGCGAACGAAACTTTAAAACATTTCTATCTCAATATTTACCAGCACAATCTGGAGAAATGCGTACACTAGATGGTAAAAAAATGGGAACGCATGGAGGTTTGATGTATTACACTATTGGCCAACGTCATGGCCTTGGAATAGGTGGCGATGGGGATCCATGGTTCGTTGTAGGTAAAAATTTAAAAGACAATGTTTTATATGTAGAACAAGGTTTTAATCATAATGCGCTTTATAGCGATTACCTTATTGCATCAGACGTATCTTTTGTAAATCCTGTTGACTTAGAAACAGGATTTGAATGTACTGCTAAATTTAGATATAGACAAAAAGACACTAAAGTTTTCGTCAAAAAAGAAAATGAACATTCAATTAGAGTTACGTTTGATGAACCTGTGCGTGCGATTACGCCAGGACAAGCTGTCGTTTTTTATGACGGCGACGTTTGTTTAGGTGGCGCTACTATTGATGATGTATTTAAAAATTCTGGTCAATTAAGTTATGTTGTTTAA
- a CDS encoding tetratricopeptide repeat protein, protein MKRVDNVVTSQETIYQWIQDGKLEDALKALFQNIEDEPKTVENYINAGIVLADVGEVEKAQRFFQKAITLDDKNGAVYYNLANLYYDQGKYQDAIKLYQLASKNNMDKVDTNYMIGMSFNQLDAHKEALPFFMTAAEQDNAKDAEVQFQYGLVLCHLEMFEQAIDQLKIVLAIDSRHVDALYNLGLASYMLTEDIDLPIAYFEQAIHIDPEHLLSQHAKSTFEALKNEEE, encoded by the coding sequence ATGAAAAGAGTTGATAATGTGGTAACAAGTCAAGAAACTATCTATCAATGGATTCAAGATGGAAAACTTGAAGATGCATTAAAAGCATTATTTCAAAATATAGAAGATGAACCTAAAACAGTGGAAAATTATATTAATGCGGGTATTGTTTTAGCAGATGTAGGTGAAGTCGAAAAAGCACAACGGTTTTTCCAAAAAGCAATTACATTAGATGACAAGAATGGTGCCGTTTACTATAATTTAGCTAACTTATATTATGATCAAGGGAAGTACCAAGACGCCATAAAACTATACCAATTAGCTTCAAAAAATAATATGGATAAAGTTGATACTAATTATATGATTGGAATGTCATTTAATCAGCTTGATGCACATAAAGAAGCACTGCCATTCTTTATGACAGCTGCTGAACAAGACAACGCTAAAGATGCGGAGGTACAATTTCAATATGGTCTAGTACTATGCCATTTAGAAATGTTTGAACAAGCTATAGATCAATTGAAAATTGTATTAGCAATTGATTCTAGACACGTTGATGCATTATACAATTTGGGATTAGCTTCATATATGCTCACAGAAGATATTGACTTGCCAATAGCCTATTTTGAACAAGCCATTCATATTGATCCAGAGCATTTATTAAGTCAACATGCTAAAAGTACTTTTGAGGCTTTAAAAAACGAGGAGGAGTAA
- a CDS encoding ATP-dependent RecD-like DNA helicase produces MSDPTLFDYSMIKGTVDAILFQNNDNFYTVLKVDTIETNESFGNLPTVVGFFPNIVEGDVYTFKGQVVEHPRYGKQLKADTFEKEIPQTKDAIVSYLSSDLFKGIGKKTAQNIVNTLGENAINDILNDATVLENVPSLPKKKQKQIAEQIQANQESEKIMIRLHDLGFGPKLSMAIYQFYQSETLQVLEKNPYQLVYDVKGIGFQKADTLARNNGIAFNDQERLKAGLLFTLEEECIKQGHTYLAYDYVIEVTQEMLSDKRQGETIEHRQLEEVLQNLSEESKLIFDNQRVAIPSLYYSELKSVQNLYRIKTYKNKLKEIEQSDLQLHIGEIEDNNNVNYAPSQKEALQTAINSKVMLLTGGPGTGKTTVIKGIVELYAEIHGLSLNYADYQDDDYPVVLAAPTGRASKRLQESTGLEAMTIHRLIGWNQDTQPEDILDNEIKAKLIIIDEMSMVDTWLFHQFLSAVPLDAQIVFVGDEDQLPSVGPGQVFKDLIDSKAIPRVNLTEVYRQQDGSSIIDLAHRMKHGESIDISQRFHDRSFINCGVEQIPSVVEKVVASAVNKGYDMSDIQVLAPMYKGSAGIKRLNQVLQDILNPKEDDTREIEFGDIKFRKGDKVLQLVNRPNDNIFNGDIGIIVGIFWAKENALNKDVLVVDFEGNEITFTRQDLLELTHAYCTSIHKSQGSEFPIVIMPIVKQYFRMLQKPILYTGLTRAKQSLVLLGDPKAFDMGLNTQGQARHTQLCELILAYFKIDATHEQVIKDEDDIFNVNKDNIDTRDHSIEKEDQNHIVLSEATIYQINPMINMGETSPYDFVER; encoded by the coding sequence ATGTCAGACCCTACATTATTTGATTATTCAATGATAAAAGGTACAGTTGATGCTATCTTATTTCAAAATAATGATAATTTTTATACTGTGCTCAAAGTCGATACGATAGAAACCAATGAGTCTTTTGGTAATTTGCCAACAGTCGTAGGTTTCTTTCCTAATATTGTAGAGGGTGACGTATATACTTTTAAGGGTCAAGTTGTAGAACATCCTAGATATGGTAAACAATTAAAGGCTGACACATTCGAGAAAGAGATTCCTCAAACAAAAGATGCGATTGTAAGTTACTTATCTAGTGATTTATTTAAGGGTATCGGGAAAAAGACTGCTCAAAATATAGTAAATACACTCGGTGAAAATGCTATTAATGATATTTTAAATGACGCTACAGTACTTGAAAATGTTCCAAGTCTTCCAAAAAAGAAGCAAAAGCAAATTGCTGAACAAATACAGGCTAATCAAGAGTCAGAAAAAATTATGATCCGCTTACACGATTTAGGCTTTGGTCCTAAATTATCAATGGCAATATACCAGTTTTATCAATCTGAAACACTTCAAGTCCTTGAGAAAAATCCATACCAACTTGTATATGATGTAAAGGGTATTGGTTTTCAAAAGGCAGATACACTAGCTAGAAATAATGGTATTGCGTTCAATGATCAAGAAAGATTGAAAGCTGGATTACTATTTACTTTGGAAGAAGAATGTATTAAACAGGGTCATACTTATTTAGCATATGACTATGTTATTGAAGTTACTCAAGAAATGCTAAGTGACAAACGTCAAGGGGAAACAATAGAGCATCGACAATTAGAAGAAGTTTTACAAAATTTATCTGAAGAAAGCAAATTAATTTTTGATAACCAACGTGTCGCCATTCCTAGTTTATATTATTCTGAGTTGAAAAGTGTTCAGAATTTGTACCGTATTAAAACATACAAAAATAAACTGAAAGAAATAGAACAGTCTGATTTACAGTTACATATTGGCGAAATTGAGGATAACAATAATGTGAATTACGCACCTTCACAAAAAGAAGCATTACAAACTGCTATAAATTCTAAAGTAATGCTTTTAACCGGTGGACCAGGCACAGGGAAAACAACAGTAATAAAAGGGATTGTAGAGCTATACGCTGAAATTCATGGATTATCTTTAAATTATGCAGATTACCAAGATGATGATTATCCCGTTGTTTTAGCAGCGCCGACTGGCCGTGCGTCCAAACGACTGCAAGAATCAACCGGACTAGAGGCGATGACTATTCATCGTTTAATAGGGTGGAATCAAGATACACAGCCCGAAGATATATTGGACAATGAAATAAAAGCTAAATTAATTATTATTGATGAAATGTCTATGGTAGATACTTGGTTATTTCACCAATTCTTAAGTGCAGTTCCTTTAGATGCACAAATTGTGTTTGTTGGAGACGAAGACCAATTACCTTCAGTTGGTCCAGGTCAAGTTTTTAAAGATTTAATAGATTCTAAAGCTATTCCACGTGTTAATTTAACCGAAGTATATCGTCAACAAGATGGTTCCAGTATTATAGACTTGGCACATCGTATGAAGCACGGAGAATCTATTGACATATCACAACGTTTTCATGATAGAAGCTTTATCAATTGCGGTGTAGAACAAATTCCTTCAGTTGTTGAGAAAGTAGTCGCAAGTGCAGTCAACAAAGGTTATGATATGAGCGATATTCAAGTGTTAGCACCAATGTATAAAGGTAGTGCTGGCATAAAGAGATTAAATCAAGTATTACAAGATATTTTAAATCCTAAGGAAGATGATACACGAGAAATAGAGTTCGGTGATATCAAATTTCGTAAAGGAGACAAGGTATTACAATTAGTCAATCGGCCTAACGATAATATATTTAATGGCGATATAGGCATTATTGTTGGAATCTTTTGGGCGAAAGAAAATGCTCTAAATAAAGATGTACTGGTAGTTGATTTTGAGGGAAATGAAATCACCTTTACAAGACAGGATTTACTTGAATTAACACATGCCTATTGTACATCGATTCATAAATCACAGGGTTCTGAATTTCCGATAGTCATAATGCCAATTGTAAAGCAATATTTTAGAATGTTACAAAAACCTATTTTATATACAGGACTTACTCGTGCAAAACAATCTCTTGTTCTACTAGGCGATCCTAAAGCATTTGATATGGGTTTAAATACACAAGGACAAGCACGTCACACACAACTTTGTGAATTAATTCTAGCGTATTTTAAAATTGACGCTACTCATGAGCAAGTGATAAAAGATGAAGATGACATATTCAACGTAAATAAAGATAATATTGATACGAGAGACCATTCCATTGAAAAAGAAGATCAAAATCATATCGTCTTAAGTGAAGCTACGATTTACCAAATTAATCCTATGATAAATATGGGCGAAACTTCTCCTTATGATTTTGTTGAGCGTTGA
- the alaS gene encoding alanine--tRNA ligase: protein MKNLKASEIRQKYIDFFVEKGHMVEPSAPLVPIDDDSLLWINSGVATLKKYFDGRETPRKPRIVNSQKAIRTNDIENVGFTARHHTFFEMLGNFSIGDYFKKEAIHFAWEFLTSEKWMGMEPERLYVTIHPEDTEAYRIWNEEIGLEESRIIRIEGNFWDIGEGPSGPNTEIFYDRGDEYGQDDPAEEMYPGGENERYLEVWNLVFSEFNHNKDNTYTPLPNKNIDTGMGLERMASVSQNVRTNYETDLFMPIINEVEAVSGKKYLENDTQDIAFKVIADHIRTIAFAIADGALPANEGRGYVLRRLLRRAVRFSQTLDINEPFMYKLVDIVAEIMEPYYPNVKEKADFIKRVIKSEEERFHETLQEGLRILNDLISKAKSSTKEINGSDAFKLYDTYGFPIELTEELASQEGISVDMATFEKEMEQQRTRAREARQSSQSMQIQSEVLKNITTQSKFVGYETTDYQTTLTDLIFNGEAVESAEAGETIYFILKETPFYAVSGGQVADKGTVGNEQFEIEVQEVTKAPNGQNLHQGVIQFGQVTVNSEVDASVNRDERKDIQKNHSATHLLHAALKEVLGEHVNQAGSLVESERLRFDFSHFGPMTQEEIDRVERRVNEEIWRGITVHIQEMPIDEAKKMGAMALFGEKYGDVVRVVNMAPFSIELCGGIHVDNTAEIGLFKIVSESGTGAGVRRIEALTGKAAFLYLEEIQNKFNSIKNQVKVKSDNQVLDKVVQLQDEEKNLHKQLEQRNKEITTLKMGNIDEQIETINGFNVLATEVEVSNPKEIRQTMDDFKSKQQDAIIILASNVGGKVSLIATVPKEQTNQIKAGDIIKNMAPIVGGKGGGRPDMAQGGGTQPENISESLRFIKDYIKKL, encoded by the coding sequence ATGAAAAATTTAAAAGCTAGTGAAATTCGTCAAAAATATATTGATTTCTTCGTTGAAAAAGGACATATGGTTGAACCTTCAGCGCCGTTAGTACCGATTGATGATGATTCATTATTATGGATTAATTCTGGTGTCGCAACATTAAAAAAATACTTTGATGGTCGTGAAACACCTAGAAAACCAAGAATTGTCAATTCTCAAAAAGCAATCAGAACGAACGATATCGAAAATGTCGGATTTACTGCAAGACATCATACATTTTTTGAAATGTTAGGAAATTTCTCTATTGGTGATTATTTCAAAAAAGAAGCAATTCATTTTGCATGGGAATTTCTAACAAGTGAAAAATGGATGGGAATGGAACCAGAAAGATTATATGTCACTATTCATCCGGAAGATACAGAAGCTTATCGTATTTGGAATGAAGAGATAGGTTTAGAAGAAAGTAGAATTATTCGAATTGAAGGCAATTTCTGGGATATTGGTGAAGGTCCTTCTGGTCCTAATACAGAAATCTTCTATGATCGTGGGGACGAATATGGTCAAGATGATCCAGCTGAAGAAATGTATCCAGGTGGAGAAAATGAAAGATATTTAGAAGTATGGAACTTAGTATTTAGTGAATTTAATCATAATAAAGACAATACTTATACACCACTTCCTAATAAAAATATTGATACTGGTATGGGTCTTGAACGTATGGCTTCAGTTTCTCAAAATGTTCGTACGAACTATGAAACTGATTTGTTTATGCCGATTATCAATGAAGTTGAAGCAGTATCAGGTAAAAAATATCTAGAGAATGATACACAAGATATAGCGTTTAAAGTTATTGCTGACCATATTAGAACAATTGCTTTCGCTATCGCTGATGGCGCTTTACCTGCCAATGAAGGTCGAGGATATGTTTTACGCCGTCTTCTTCGTCGTGCCGTGCGATTTAGTCAAACTTTAGACATTAATGAACCATTTATGTATAAGTTAGTGGATATTGTTGCAGAAATCATGGAACCATATTATCCAAATGTTAAGGAAAAAGCTGACTTCATTAAACGTGTTATTAAATCAGAAGAAGAACGTTTCCATGAAACACTTCAAGAAGGATTAAGAATTTTAAACGACTTAATTTCTAAAGCTAAATCTTCTACAAAAGAAATTAATGGATCTGATGCATTTAAATTATATGACACTTATGGTTTCCCAATTGAATTAACTGAAGAATTAGCTAGTCAAGAAGGTATTTCTGTAGATATGGCTACATTTGAAAAAGAAATGGAACAACAACGTACACGAGCTCGAGAAGCACGTCAAAGTTCTCAATCAATGCAAATCCAAAGTGAAGTATTAAAAAACATCACTACACAAAGTAAATTTGTTGGTTATGAAACAACTGATTATCAAACAACATTAACGGATTTGATTTTTAATGGAGAAGCTGTTGAGAGTGCTGAAGCAGGCGAAACAATCTATTTTATTCTTAAAGAAACACCGTTCTATGCTGTTAGTGGTGGACAAGTTGCTGATAAAGGTACAGTCGGAAATGAGCAATTTGAAATTGAAGTTCAAGAAGTAACAAAAGCACCGAATGGTCAAAATCTGCATCAAGGCGTCATTCAATTTGGTCAAGTTACAGTTAATAGTGAAGTGGATGCAAGTGTAAATAGAGACGAAAGAAAAGATATTCAAAAAAATCACAGTGCCACTCACTTACTTCATGCAGCATTAAAAGAAGTCTTAGGTGAACACGTTAACCAAGCCGGCTCATTAGTAGAAAGTGAACGTTTACGTTTTGACTTCTCTCATTTTGGTCCGATGACACAAGAAGAAATTGATAGAGTAGAACGACGTGTGAATGAAGAAATTTGGCGAGGTATTACAGTTCATATTCAAGAAATGCCAATTGATGAAGCTAAAAAAATGGGTGCCATGGCTTTATTCGGTGAAAAATATGGTGATGTCGTACGTGTAGTAAATATGGCGCCATTCTCAATAGAGCTTTGTGGTGGTATTCATGTAGACAACACTGCAGAAATTGGACTTTTCAAAATAGTAAGCGAATCAGGAACTGGTGCAGGTGTTAGACGTATTGAAGCGTTAACCGGAAAAGCTGCATTTTTATATTTAGAAGAAATACAAAATAAATTTAATTCTATTAAAAATCAAGTTAAAGTTAAATCAGACAACCAAGTGCTAGACAAAGTCGTTCAATTACAAGATGAAGAGAAAAATCTTCATAAACAACTTGAGCAACGTAATAAAGAAATTACAACATTGAAAATGGGTAATATAGATGAACAAATTGAAACAATAAATGGTTTCAACGTTTTAGCAACTGAAGTAGAAGTATCTAATCCAAAAGAAATCAGACAAACGATGGATGATTTTAAATCAAAACAACAAGATGCTATTATTATCTTAGCTAGTAATGTTGGAGGTAAAGTTTCACTTATAGCTACAGTGCCAAAAGAACAAACGAATCAAATTAAAGCCGGAGATATCATTAAGAACATGGCTCCAATCGTTGGGGGTAAAGGTGGCGGTCGACCTGATATGGCTCAAGGTGGCGGTACTCAACCTGAAAATATCTCAGAATCATTACGCTTTATTAAAGATTACATTAAAAAACTATAA
- a CDS encoding IreB family regulatory phosphoprotein translates to MDNIDKTMKFDYDELPKKNVEAVLTNVHRTLEERGYNAVNQIVGYLLSGDPAYIPRQNDARNQIRHIDRDVIMEELVSNYLKETKQ, encoded by the coding sequence ATGGATAATATTGATAAAACAATGAAGTTTGATTATGATGAACTTCCAAAAAAGAACGTTGAAGCAGTATTAACGAACGTACATCGAACATTAGAAGAGCGAGGTTATAATGCTGTTAATCAAATAGTGGGTTATTTATTATCAGGTGACCCAGCCTATATTCCACGTCAAAATGATGCTCGAAATCAAATCCGTCATATTGATCGCGACGTCATCATGGAAGAACTCGTTTCAAATTATTTAAAAGAGACTAAACAATAG
- the ruvX gene encoding Holliday junction resolvase RuvX — MLTHKILGLDVGSKTVGIAISDLMGWTAQGLDTLRINEEQEEFGIDKLVSIIKENNVGTVVIGLPKNMNNSIGFRGEASLKYKALLQESLPQIEIIMWDERLSTMAAERSLLEADVSREKRKKVIDKMAAVFILQGYLDSIQ, encoded by the coding sequence ATGCTAACACACAAGATTTTAGGCTTAGATGTAGGGAGCAAAACGGTTGGTATAGCTATTAGTGACTTGATGGGTTGGACAGCCCAAGGATTAGACACTCTCAGAATTAATGAGGAACAAGAGGAATTTGGCATTGATAAGCTTGTATCTATTATTAAAGAAAATAATGTTGGTACAGTAGTGATAGGGTTACCTAAAAATATGAACAATTCTATTGGATTTCGTGGCGAAGCCTCGTTAAAATATAAAGCGTTACTTCAAGAAAGCTTACCCCAGATAGAAATTATAATGTGGGATGAACGTTTGAGCACAATGGCTGCTGAACGCTCATTACTTGAAGCTGACGTTTCAAGAGAAAAAAGAAAAAAAGTAATTGATAAAATGGCAGCAGTATTTATATTGCAAGGCTATTTAGATTCTATCCAATAA
- a CDS encoding DUF1292 domain-containing protein: protein MTEHNHNHEHINDVDLNISNEEELLTLFDEEGNEVLYRKMLEFYHPEFKKEYVILAEEGAQSDDDDMIELIPMINEPDESGDGGKLVPIETDEEWDMVEEVVNTNMEE, encoded by the coding sequence ATGACTGAACATAATCATAACCACGAGCATATTAATGATGTTGATTTAAATATAAGTAACGAGGAAGAATTATTAACATTATTTGATGAAGAAGGAAATGAAGTTTTATATCGTAAGATGTTAGAATTCTATCATCCAGAATTCAAAAAAGAATATGTTATTTTAGCCGAAGAAGGCGCACAATCAGATGACGACGATATGATTGAACTAATTCCTATGATCAATGAACCAGATGAATCTGGCGATGGTGGTAAATTAGTTCCAATCGAAACAGATGAAGAATGGGATATGGTTGAAGAAGTAGTCAATACTAACATGGAAGAATAA
- a CDS encoding O-methyltransferase, translated as METNQKYLLEIHKKTDNEIEVLRDYAVENAVPIVDRLSLEMIKQLIRIHNAKNILEIGTAIGYSSMQFASISNDIQITTIERDEEMILQAKNNYKNYGYEDQIRLIEGDALEQIDKVNNVEYDIIFIDAAKAQSKKFFEYFTPLLRKGGLVITDNVLYHGFVSNIDIVRSRNVKQMVKKVQKFNTWLMEQDNYQTNFINMDDGLAISIKGE; from the coding sequence ATGGAAACAAATCAAAAGTATTTATTAGAAATACATAAAAAAACAGATAATGAAATTGAAGTCCTAAGGGATTATGCAGTCGAAAATGCCGTGCCAATCGTTGATAGACTATCTCTAGAAATGATTAAACAATTAATTAGAATTCATAATGCTAAAAATATTTTAGAAATAGGTACAGCGATAGGATATAGTTCAATGCAATTTGCTTCAATTTCAAATGACATTCAAATTACGACTATTGAACGAGATGAAGAAATGATTCTTCAAGCTAAAAACAATTATAAAAACTATGGGTATGAGGATCAAATTCGTCTAATCGAAGGAGATGCTCTAGAACAAATAGATAAAGTAAATAATGTAGAATATGATATTATCTTTATTGATGCAGCTAAAGCACAATCAAAAAAGTTTTTTGAATACTTTACACCTTTACTACGAAAAGGTGGTTTAGTTATTACTGATAATGTCTTATATCATGGTTTTGTATCCAATATTGATATTGTACGTTCAAGAAATGTAAAACAAATGGTTAAAAAAGTGCAAAAATTCAATACATGGCTTATGGAACAAGACAATTATCAAACAAATTTTATAAATATGGATGATGGATTAGCTATATCTATTAAAGGAGAATGA